The Meiothermus sp. QL-1 DNA window GGGCATGGAGGCTGGGCAGAGGAAGACGTTGCCGGTGAAGAGGGCGAAGACGTCTTTCTTGGTGCCGTAGACCGATTTGGGGAGCACCCCGGTGGTGATCACGCCGGGGAACTCCTTGAGCAGAAGCTGGGCGGTGGGGCCGCTGCGGGGCGAGTCCACCAGCTTGATCTGGTCGCCCTTGCGGGCCAGGCTCTGGGCCAGCTCGACCACGCTCGAGGTTGGCACCCCACCCACCCAGAAGTAGGCGTCGATGGTGCCCTCGGCCAGGGCCTTGGCCGACTCGGCGGCCGGCAGGCGCTCGCGCTTGGCGAACTCGCGCACGTCCACCCCGGCCCCTCTCAGGACCAAGAGGGCCAGGTTCTCGGTGGAGGAGCCCGGCTGACCGGTGGAGACCCGCTTGCCCCGCAGGTCACCCACAAAGTTGATCCCCGATTTCTCGGTGGTCACGATGTGGATGAGGCTCGGATACATGTAGAACATGATGCGCTGCATGTCGGCCTTGCGCTGGGCAAAGCGAGGCTCCTCGCCGGTGTAGGTGACCAGCGCCGAGTCGGTGGTGGCCAGGGCGCAGTAGTAGGTGTTGCTGCGGGGGTCGGTACGGTCGCGCAGCAGGAGCAGGTTGTCGTACGAACCACCCGTTTGCTGGGCGGTGGCATCGGCTACGCCTGCTTCGCTAAGAATCTTTGCGATAGCCTGGCCGTAAAAGAAGAACACCCCACCCGTGCTCCCGGTGGGGATCACCACCCGGGGGCGCGACTGGGCCACAGCGGCCCCTAGAACCAGCACCAAAGCGAGCACCACAAGTCTCCACAGTTTCATCTGGACAACCTCCCAGCACTGAAAGCCCCCATCGCTGACCTGCTGCGATGCGGGATTATCTTTCGGTCCTAGATAGTCTCAAGAATTCCAGACCTAGTGTCAAGGGGTGGTAAGCCCAGACTGACCGAAGGGTCAGTCTGGGGGTATGATGGAGGGGTGCTGGCGCTCGCCCTTCTGCGCGACCCCCGCTACCGTACCTACTGGCTGGCTTTGTTCCTCTCCCAAATGGGTACCTG harbors:
- a CDS encoding TAXI family TRAP transporter solute-binding subunit; the encoded protein is MKLWRLVVLALVLVLGAAVAQSRPRVVIPTGSTGGVFFFYGQAIAKILSEAGVADATAQQTGGSYDNLLLLRDRTDPRSNTYYCALATTDSALVTYTGEEPRFAQRKADMQRIMFYMYPSLIHIVTTEKSGINFVGDLRGKRVSTGQPGSSTENLALLVLRGAGVDVREFAKRERLPAAESAKALAEGTIDAYFWVGGVPTSSVVELAQSLARKGDQIKLVDSPRSGPTAQLLLKEFPGVITTGVLPKSVYGTKKDVFALFTGNVFLCPASMPEELAEAIMKAVFSNLQTLVTATPAARDTTLKNTVDLYNQRMIIPFHPGAVRYLREVGAIR